The Dysgonomonadaceae bacterium PH5-43 sequence GTTGTTTTGTCACTTACAAAACGTTTCCTTCTCTTCTTTAGTATTTAAAATACTAACTATTTATTGTTCAATTACAAAAAGTTTAAATCACTTCAATATATACAAAGTAATTTGCAAAATTCTTTTTCAAACATTCTAAAAGACTTAAAAAATGGTAAAATGGTTTTATTTACCGGTACGCCATGCCAAACTGCTGCTCTAAAAAAATACATTCCCTATACACTATCCAAAAATTTATTTTTGTGTGATTTTGTTTGTCATGGAGTATCAAGTCCTATTATCTGGAAAGAGTATTTATATTTTATAGAAAAAGAATATGACAGTAAAATAGTTGCAACTAATTTTAGAGACAAAGACAAGGGTTGGAACACCCATTTCGAATCTTTTACTTTTGAAAATAATGAAAAAGTATACACTCTTGAGTTTGCAAAACTATTTGGCCGACACTTTATTATGCGTCCAGCTTGCAATAACTGTAAATATACTAATTTCAATAGACATTCAGATTTTACAATAGGAGATTTATGGTATAAAGGAAATAGCAATATAAACCATGATAATCTAGGTGCCTCTCTATTATTAATCAACACACATAAAGGAGATGAATTATGGGCTAAAATAAAAAATAATTTTCATTATCATTATATAGAGCCTGATTTATTAGCTCAACCCAATCTAAAAGAACCTACAAAATCTCACCCCGCAACTATATATTTTTGGGAAGATTACAAAAAATTAGATTTTAACAGATTATTAAAAAAATACACAAGCGATAGTTTATTTTACAGAATCAAACACTAGTGTCCCATTAAAATTGGGACGTTATTAAAATTTAAATAAACTTGGCTCATTAGAGTCGCATCGTTCTTTGTCATATTGAAAATTAGTTTTGTTAAAGAGGTCTTTCAAGTGCGTTTTATCCGTCAGTGAGATGCTTAGTATTTGTAAAACTTCGTATGTACTTCTGTCAAGTTTCATGTCATGTTGGATGATTGCAACTAAGCAGTAAGCACAAATCGCAGCATAGATTTGTATTCTTACGGCATTTTCTGTAGTACCCCAGAACTTTTTAATTTTGAGGTGCTGTT is a genomic window containing:
- a CDS encoding coenzyme F420-reducing hydrogenase beta subunit (product_source=COG1035; cog=COG1035; pfam=PF04432), with protein sequence MVLFTGTPCQTAALKKYIPYTLSKNLFLCDFVCHGVSSPIIWKEYLYFIEKEYDSKIVATNFRDKDKGWNTHFESFTFENNEKVYTLEFAKLFGRHFIMRPACNNCKYTNFNRHSDFTIGDLWYKGNSNINHDNLGASLLLINTHKGDELWAKIKNNFHYHYIEPDLLAQPNLKEPTKSHPATIYFWEDYKKLDFNRLLKKYTSDSLFYRIKH